TCAGCACGTAGCGGCCCACCACGCCGAGATTCGACGGCGCGACTTCCGGCGCCGGCTTTTCGACGATGCCCGAAAGCTTGAACACGTCCTCTTCCCACTCGCGGCCATCGACGATGCCGTACGACGCGCTGTTTTCACGCGCGATCGATTCCACACCGATCACCGAGCTGTGATAGTGATTGAACGTGTTCACGAGCTGCTTCATGACGGGGGTGGGGCTGTAGAGCAGGTCGTCCGCGAGAATCACGGCAAACGGCGCGCCGCCCACAAGCTTTTCCGCGCACAGCACTGCGTGCCCCAGCCCGAGCGCCTCGGCCTGGCGCACGTAGAAGCAGTCCACATCGGCTGGCTTGATGCTGCGAACGAGGTCGAGCAGTTTTTGCTTGTTGCGGGCTTCGAGTTCGCATTCGATCTCGTACGACTTGTCGAAATGGTCTTCGATCGCGCGCTTGCTGCGGCCGGTCACGAAGATCATTTCGGTAATCCCCGCAGCGATCGCCTCTTCCACCGCGTACTGAATGAGCGGCTTGTCGACGATCGGCAGCATTTCCTTCGGGCTCGC
The nucleotide sequence above comes from Paraburkholderia flagellata. Encoded proteins:
- the galU gene encoding UTP--glucose-1-phosphate uridylyltransferase GalU, encoding MLKVTKAVFPVAGLGTRFLPATKASPKEMLPIVDKPLIQYAVEEAIAAGITEMIFVTGRSKRAIEDHFDKSYEIECELEARNKQKLLDLVRSIKPADVDCFYVRQAEALGLGHAVLCAEKLVGGAPFAVILADDLLYSPTPVMKQLVNTFNHYHSSVIGVESIARENSASYGIVDGREWEEDVFKLSGIVEKPAPEVAPSNLGVVGRYVLMPTIFEHLRALKPGAGGELQLTDALQSLLTEEQVLAYRYMGTRFDCGSKLGYLKATVEFALRHPEVKEEFEAYLQTHLPAALAAAA